One Chiloscyllium plagiosum isolate BGI_BamShark_2017 chromosome 14, ASM401019v2, whole genome shotgun sequence genomic region harbors:
- the LOC122556784 gene encoding zinc finger protein 239-like, which produces MEGESSADKPLVCGHGLDRPCSLEAHACARGGERLCQCGDCGKRFTYPSALETHRRSHTGERPFACAECGKRFALSSTLQRHRRSHTGERPFACSECGKAFNQSSDLLAHRRVHTGERPFACPVCGERFTHGSNLQTHQRVHTGENPFTCPLCGKGFTQASNLQRHRRVHSGERPFACPECGKRFAESASLLAHGRVHSGERPFACPECGKAFTLSSTLQRHQRLHTGRRPFACSECGKAFNQSSDLLAHRRVHTGERPFACPVCGKAFAQASNLLSHRRVHTGENPFICSMCGKAFAQASNLLSHRRVHTGERPFTCTLCGKGFSRSSYLVKHQQVHS; this is translated from the coding sequence ATGGAGGGGGAGAGCAGCGCGGACAAGCCCTTGGTGTGCGGACACGGATTGGACCGACCGTGCAGCCTGGAGGCTCACGCCTGTGCCCGAGGCGGGGAGAGGCTGTGTCAGTGCGGGGACTGCGGGAAGAGGTTCACCTACCCCTCGGCGCTGGAAACGCACCGGCGCAGCCACACGGGGGAAAGGCCCTTCGCCTGCGCCGAGTGCGGCAAGCGCTTCGCCCTGTCCTCCACCCTGCAGAGACACCGGCGCAGCCACACCGGCGAGAGGCCCTTCGCCTGCTCAGAGTGCGGCAAGGCCTTTAACCAGTCGTCGGACCTGCTGGCCCACCGGCGGGTGCACACCGGCGAGAGGCCCTTCGCCTGCCCCGTGTGTGGGGAGCGATTCACGCACGGCTCCAACCTgcagacccaccagcgggtccacaccggggagaacCCGTTCACCTGCCCCctgtgcgggaagggcttcactcAGGCCTCTAACCTGCAGaggcaccggcgggtccacagCGGAGAGAGGCCTTTCGCCTGTCCCGAGTGCGGGAAGCGCTTCGCCGAGTCGGCCAGCCTCCTGGCACACGGCCGTGTCCACAGCGGCGAGAGGCCCTTCGCCTGCCCTGAGTGTGGCAAGGCCTTCACCCTGTCATCGACCCTGCAGAGACACCAGCGACTGCACACCGGCCGGAGGCCCTTCGCCTGCTCTGAGTGCGGTAAAGCCTTCAACCAGTCTTCGGACCTGCTGGCCCACCGGcgggttcacaccggggagagaccCTTCGCCTGCCCCGTGTGCGGCAAGGCCTTCGCCCAGGCCTCTAACTTACTGAGCCACCGGAGGGTCCATACCGGGGAGAATCCCTTCATTTGCTCCATGTGCGGGAAAGCCTTCGCCCAAGCCTCCAACTTACTCagccaccggcgggtccacaccggggagaggcccttcactTGCACcctgtgtgggaagggcttcagtCGATCGTCCTACCTGGTGAAACACCAGCAGGTTCACAGCTGA